From Prevotella sp. oral taxon 299 str. F0039:
AAACAGAGAATGCTAAACAAATGAATGTGGGTATCATTTTGAGTGGTGGTCAAGCACCTGGTGGACACAATGTTATTAGTGGTTTGTTCGATCAAGTAAAGAAATTAAATCCTAACAACAAACTATATGGTTTCTTAATGGGACCTGGTGGTCTTGTTGATCATAACTATGTTGAAATCACAGAAGAGCTATTGAAAGATTATCGTAATACTGGTGGTTTCGACTTGATAGGTAGTGGTAGAACAAAACTTGAAAAAGAAGAACAATTTGAAAAAGGACTTGAAGTTATTCGTCAATTAAATATCAATGCCATTGTTATTATTGGTGGTGACGATTCTAATACAAATGCTTGTGTTCTTGCAGAATACTATGCAGCAAAGAACTATGGCGTACAAGTTATTGGATGTCCTAAAACAATTGATGGTGACTTGAAAAATAGCCAAATTGAAACTTCTTTTGGTTTCGATACAGCTACGAAAACTTATTCAGAAGTTATTGGAAACATTGAACGTGACTGTAATTCAGCTCGTAAATATTGGCATTTTATTAAGCTAATGGGTCGAAGTGCATCTCATATTGCGCTTGAATGTGCTCTACAAACCCAACCTAATATTTGCTTAATATCTGAAGAAATAGAGACTAAAGACCAAACACTTAATGATATTATTGAGAACATTGCAGAGGTAGTTGCTTATCGTGCAAGCCAAGGAAACAACTTTGGTGTAGTGCTAATTCCTGAAGGATTGGTAGAGTTTATTCCTGCAATTGGTCGCTTAATCCAAGAGTTGAATGACTTGTTAGCTGCTCATGGTGCAGATTATGCAGATCTTGATAAAGATGCACAACGTGCTTATATTCTTGCACATCTTACAGAAGAGAACAGAGCTACATTCGAAACTCTTCCTGAAGGCGTTGCTCGTCAATTATCATTAGATAGAGATCCACACGGAAACGTTCAAGTTTCTTTGATCGAAACAGAAAAACTTATTTCTGATATGGTTGGTGCTAAGCTTGCACAATGGAAGAAAGAAGGTAAATATAATGGTAAATTCTCTGCTCTTCACCACTTCTTTGGTTATGAAGGACGTTGCGCTGCTCCTTCAAACTTTGATGCAGACTATTGCTATGCCCTTGGAACTAGTGCAGCATTGCTTATTGCAAGCGGTAAAACAGGTTATATGGCAATCGTTAAGAACACAACAGCTAGAACAGATGAGTGGAAAGCTGGCGGTGTGCCCATCACAATGATGATGAACATGGAAAGAAGAAATGGCGAAATGAAGCCCGTTATTCGCAAGGCATTAGTTGAGCTAGATGGTAAGCCTTTCAAAGCATTTGTTGCACAACGTGAACAATGGGCAAAAGAAACATGCTATGTTTATCCTGGTCCAATTCAATATTGGGGTCCTGCAGAGGTATGCGATCAACCTACAAAGACTCTTGAATTAGAACAAGAAAAATAAGAATATAGATTTTATTTATTTTAGAGTTAAATGTTGCTCTGATTGCTCTTTTTTGATCAGAGCAACATTTCTCTTTTTATTTTAGCACATCATGTCTTCTCGTAGGCATCAATCACGAAGAACAAGAAAAAAACATAAGGTTTTCTTTTGGAAGAGATTACCACGCTGGGTACGGATTCTACTACTTTTTTTAGGTGGAATTGTGTATGCATGGGTCTTCTATTACTTTTTCGTTAGTCCTACAGGTTTCCGT
This genomic window contains:
- a CDS encoding diphosphate--fructose-6-phosphate 1-phosphotransferase; translation: MKTSALQQARAAYQPKLPKALQGAVKVQEGAPTQSVDNQEEIKELFPNTYGMPLVEFVPGETENAKQMNVGIILSGGQAPGGHNVISGLFDQVKKLNPNNKLYGFLMGPGGLVDHNYVEITEELLKDYRNTGGFDLIGSGRTKLEKEEQFEKGLEVIRQLNINAIVIIGGDDSNTNACVLAEYYAAKNYGVQVIGCPKTIDGDLKNSQIETSFGFDTATKTYSEVIGNIERDCNSARKYWHFIKLMGRSASHIALECALQTQPNICLISEEIETKDQTLNDIIENIAEVVAYRASQGNNFGVVLIPEGLVEFIPAIGRLIQELNDLLAAHGADYADLDKDAQRAYILAHLTEENRATFETLPEGVARQLSLDRDPHGNVQVSLIETEKLISDMVGAKLAQWKKEGKYNGKFSALHHFFGYEGRCAAPSNFDADYCYALGTSAALLIASGKTGYMAIVKNTTARTDEWKAGGVPITMMMNMERRNGEMKPVIRKALVELDGKPFKAFVAQREQWAKETCYVYPGPIQYWGPAEVCDQPTKTLELEQEK